CGCGGCCCATCGACGGGCACCGGCGGGTCCGGGCCCGCTCACCATTGGAGGCCAGCACGGCACAGTTCCGCCCGGCCGGGCGGAACTCCCGCCGATCGGCGGATGGCTTCCACGCGCAGATCACGGGAGCGCTTCTATAGCCGCATACCGATACGCCATCCGAGCATCCCGTCCCGGCGAACCTGCCCCCACGTCGGTCCCCCGCGGGCAGAAACACCTCCAGACCGACCGAGCGACACCGGAGCCGGCGAAAGACCCTTGCCGGTTCTATGCCCTATCCCCCTCTGAAAAGCGGTAAACACGAATCTTTCCCTCTATAGGTCATGAACGGGTCTAACGTCGGTCGTAGCTCGGCTGTCGCCGAGCTGAGGACACAGGGATGGAGTGACGCAGGTCATGGCAAAAAAGATATTGGGGAAGGTCGTTACGGGTGCGGCCCTTGGTGGCGCTTCCCTGCTCGTGTTCACGCCGGGCATCGCGTTCGCAGACGGCGACCACCACCACAACGACAAGGGCAAGGTCATCGCCAAGCCACACGTCGTCAAGCCGGGCGCCGAGGTCAAGCTGCTGCAGATCTGCGAGAAGCCGCAGGAGCACGCGTTCGTCTGGTCGAAGGTGACAGGCAAGGTCAAACTCAAGCCGGCCGACGACGGCAAGGACGACAAGGGCCACGGCTGGAAGGGCGACCACGACTACAAGGACGACAAGAGCCACGACTACAAGGACGACCACGACTACAAGGACGACAAGAGCCACGACTACAAGGACGACAACGGCTGGAAGGACGACCACGGCCGCGACCACAAGGACGACTACGGCTGGAAGGACGACCACGGCCACGACTACGAGGACGACTACGGCCACGGCTGGAAGGGCGACCACGACTACCAGGGCGGCAAGGGCCGCGACCACAAGGACGACTACGGCTGGAAGGACGACTACGGCCACGACTACGGCCACGGCTGGAAGGACGACTACGGCTGGAAGGACAACTACGGCCACGACTACGAGGACGACTACGGCCACGGCTGGAAGGACGACCACGACTACCAGGACGGCAAGGGCCGCGACCACAAGGAGGGCCACGACTACAAGGACGACAAGGGCGGCAAGGGCGACTACGACCACAAGGACGACAAGGACCGCGACCACAAGGAGGGCCACGACTACAAGGGCCACGACTACAAGGACGACAAGGGCGGCAAGGGCGACTACGACCACAAGGACGACAAGGACCGCGACCACAAGGACGACTACGGCAGCCAGGGCGGCTGGGGCGGCGGCACTGCCGACGCTGTTGACGACAAGGGCGACCACGACTACAAGGACGGCAAGGGCCACGACTACAAGGACGGCAAGGGCCGCGACCACAAGCGGGAGTTCGTCTACCACGGCAAGGCCGAGGTCGACCGACACGCCAAGCCGGGCGAGTACGAACTGGAGGGTTCCTGCGGCAAGGGCAAGCTGGTCGTGATGCCGAGAGGCGGGGTTGACGGTGGTGACGGTGGCATGAGCACCGGCGCCGACCTGCGTTTGGCCGCTGGGGGGGCCGGCCTGCTCGGCGCAGCCGCCCTGGGTGGCCTGGTGCTGCTACGTCGTCGGGCCGATGGTTCCCTCATCTGACGTGACGACGACTGGAGCCGGCGGCCGTCACGGAAAACCGTGGCGCGCCGCCGGCGCCGCCGGCGTCGTTATGCTCGCCATGGCCGGCTCCTGCCTCGTCGGAGCCTCGCTGAAAACCGTGCCCGCTGTTCAGCCTCCGCAACCGCTCGCCCAGGCCGCGCCCGACGTCACCACCGGTCCCGCCGAGGCCGACCTGCCGGCCGCCGAGAGCGATCGGGACATGACTGATCGGCCGACCCCTGCCGGCCTGTCCCGGTCCGCTCCCACCCGGATCGTCATCCCTCGGATCGACGTCGACGCGTCGATCATGGAGCTCGGAACCAACCCAGACGGAACAGTGGAGGTGCCTCCGCTCGACGAGGCCCAGCTGGCCGGCTGGTACGAGCCGGGGGCGAGCCCCGGGGAGGTCGGCAACTCGGTCGTCATCGGCCACGTCGACTCGGCCGCGATAGGCCCGGCGGTCTTCTTCTCGCTCGGCGCGTTACAGCCCGGCGACACGGTCAGCGTCACGCGTGCGGACGGCCTGCAGGTCGACTTCACCGTCGAGACGGTGAAGTCGTATCCCAAGACCGCGTTCCCCACCGAGCTGGTCTACGGACCCACCGACCGGGTCGGGCTGCGGGTGGTGACCTGCGGCGGCATCTTCGACAGGGTCACCGGCGACTACCCGGACAACATCATCGTCTTCGCCACCCGGGCGCGGTGACGGGCGACGCGGCCCGGTGGTCGGACCACTCCCGCCCCCGGACCGCGTGCGATGTCCGCGCGTGCGACGTCAGGAGGCCGCGGAGGTCCGCACGAGGGTGCGGATCTGACGCAGCAGCACCGACAGGGCCGCCAGATCGGCCCGGGACTCGTCGAACTCCCCCATCGCCCGCCGTGCGCGGTGGATCGAGGTGGCGTTCGACTGCTCCCACTGGCACACCCGCTCGTGCGGCGGCAGAGTGTCCGGGGTGGAATCCAGCACCTCGACGGTGAGCGCGGCCAGCGCGGCGTACAGGTCGTAGCGCAGCGCCATTCGGGCCAGCGTCTGCCAGCGGTCCTCCCGCGGCAGCAGGGAGATCTTCGACAGCAGCGAGTCCACCCGGAACCGGTCGGAGAGGACGAAATAGACCGACGCGACCTCGGCCACGTCCCGCCCGCTACTCGCGGCTGTCTCGACGACGTCGAGCAGGCCGAAGCTGTACATCAGCCGGACCGTCTGCTGGGCCAGGTCCCGCGGCAGGCCCTTGGCGACCATCGACTCGATGTGCGCCGCGATGGCTTCCCGCTCGCTGCCGTAGAAGAGGGTCTCCATCTCCGGCAGGAGGCGGGCCACTCCGTCGCGCAGGCGGGCGATCTCGGCCGGCACGTCGATCGGCGAACGGCGGTTGGTCACCAGCCACCGCACCGCCCGGTCGAGCAGCCTCCGGGTGTCCAGGTAGACGCCCGTCTGCAGCTCGGGGGCGACCCTGTTGTCCAGCGCCTCCACCGCGTCCCACAGTTCACGCAGCCCGAACACCTCGCGGACCACGACGTACGCCCGGATCACGTCGGCGGCGCTGGCCGCGGTCTCCTCGACCACCCGGAAGACGAACGAGATGCCGCCCCGGTTGATCGCCTCGTTCACCAGCACGGTCGTCACGATGTCCCGGCGCAGCCGGTGCCGGGACATCCGGTCGGCGAACCGCTCCCGCATCGGCGTCGGGAAGTAGTTGACCAGGACGTCCGTCGTCCACTCCTCGTCGGCCAGCCCCTCGGCGAGGATCTCCTTCTCCAAGACGATCTTTACGTACGCGAGCAGCACCGCGAACTCCGGCGCGGTCAGGCCCGACTCGATACGAACCGCCAGCTCCTCGTCCGGGGGTAGCGCCTCCAACGCCCGGTCCAGCGCGCCGGACCGCTCCAGCTCGTTGACCATCCGCCGGTGCACCGGGAGCAACGACGTCGACTGGGCCTGGGCGTTGTTGATCGCCCGTGCCTGGTCGTAGTTGTCCCGCAGCACCAGGTCGGCGACCTCGTCGGTCATCTCAGCCAGCAACTCGTCGCGCTCGGCGACGGTCAACTCCTCGTCGGCGACCGCCGTGTTCAGCAGGATCTTGATGTTCACCTCGTGGTCGGAGCAGTCCACGCCCGCCGCGTTGTCGATGAAGTCGGTGTAGATCCGACCGCCCGTCAGGGCGTACTCGATCCGGCCGAACTGGGTGAAGCCCAGGTTGCCTCCCTCGCCGACCACCCGGCAGCGCAGGTCCTTGCCGCTGACCCGGATCCCGTCGTTGGATTTGTCGCCCACCTCGGCGTTGGTCTGGCTGGACGCCTTCACGTAGGTGCCGATTCCGCCGTTCCAGAACAGGTCGACCGGCGCGGTGAGGATCGCCTTCATCAGCTCCTGCGGCGATATCTGGGTGGCCTCGTCGTCGAGGCCGAGCACCGCACGGACCTGCGGCGTGATCGGCACCGACTTGGCGGTACGCGGGTACACGCCGCCGCCTTCCGAGATCAGCTCCCGGTCGTAGTCCTCCCACGACGACCGGGACAGGTCGAACAGCCGCTTCCGCTCCTGATAGGAGGTGGCGGCGTCCGGGTCCGGGTCGAGGAAGATGTGCCGGTGGTCGAACGCGGCCAGCAGACGGATGTGCTTCGACAGCAGCATCCCGTTACCGAACACGTCGCCGGACATGTCGCCGACGCCGGCCACGGTGAAGTCCTGCGTCTGGGTGTCGTGCCCGAGCTCGCGGAAGTGTCGCTTCACCGACTCCCACGCACCGCGGGCGGTGATGCCCATCTTCTTGTGGTCGTAGCCGGCGGAACCACCGGAGGCGAACGCGTCCCCCAGCCAGAAGTTGTGCGCCGTGGAAATCTCGTTGGCGATGTCGGAGAAGGTCGCGGTGCCCTTGTCCGCCGCCACCACCATGTACGGGTCGTCCCCGTCATGGCGGACCACGTCCTCCGGCGCCACGATCTCGCCGCTGACGATGTTGTCGGTGACGTCCAGCAGGGCGGAGATGAACTCCTTGTAGCAGACCACCGCCTCGTCCCGGTCGCCCGGCTTCTGCTTGAGCACGAAGCCACCCTTGGCGCCCACCGGCACGATCACCGCGTTCTTCACCATCTGCGCCTTGACCAAGCCAAGCACCTCGGTGCGGAAGTCCTCCCGCCGGTCGGACCAGCGCAGGCCGCCGCGGGCGACCGGCCCGAAGCGCAGATGCACGCCCTCGAACCGGGGCGAGTACACGAAGATCTCGAACTTCGGCCGGGGCGCCGGCAGGTCTGGGATCGCCTGTGGGTCGAGCTTGAAGGCCACGTACGACTTCGGTCGTCCGTCGGCCCGCTTCTGATAGAAGCTGGTCCGCAGGGTGGCCTGGATCACCGTCAGGTAAGACCGTAGGATCCGGTCCTGGTCGAGGCTGGCCACCCCGTCCAGCGCGGCGCGGATCTCGCTCACCAGCTCCTTGCTCTGCTGCTGCCGCTGGCCGGCGCTGGCCGCCCCCGGCGCGAACCGGGCCTCGAAGAGCCGCACCAGCAGGGCCGCGATCTGCGGGTAGGCGATGAACGTGGACTCCATGTACTCCTGCGAGAAGACCGTGCCGGCCTGCCGCAGATACTTCGCGTACGCCCGCAGTACGACCACCTGCCGCCAGGTGAGGCCGCCGCGCAGGACCAGCTCGTTGAACCCGTCCACTTCGGCCTCGGCACGCCACGCCGCCGCGAAGGCGTTCTCCACGTGCGGGCGTACCTCGGCCAGATCCCGGTGCCTCTCCGGCAGTCGCAGGCCGAAGTCGTACAACCAGATCCGGCCGTCGACGCGCTCCACCTCGTACGGGTGCTCGTCGACCACCTTCACGCCGAGCGAGTGCAACACCGGCAACACCGCCGAGAGCATCATCGGCTCGCCGTACCGGTAGATCTTGAACCGGACGTCCATCGACTCGTCGTCGGCGTCCTCCTCGCGAACGCCGACGCGCGGCGCCACCTGCTTGCGGAACAGGTGCATCTCCAGCTGGCCGGACTCCTCCAGCAGCTCCAGCTTCGCCAGGTCCTTCATCGCCTCGTACGGCGTGTGCCCGTCCTTGTAGCCTTCCGGGAAGGCATCGGCGTACCGGACGAACAGATGCTTGGCCTGCTCGTCGCCGAGCTTGCGCTCCAGCACCAACCGGTAGTCGTCGTCCCAGAGGCGGGTGGCGTCGGCCAGCTCCTCGGCGAGCAGGTCGGCGTCGATGTCGTCGGGTGGCTTGGTCGGGTCGGTCCGGACAATGAAGTGCACCCGGGCAAGCATCGACTCGGTGACCCGGGTCGTGTAGTCCACCCCGACGCCGTTCAGCTCCCGCAGCAGGATGTCCTGCATGCGCAGCCGGTTCTGGGTGGTGAACCGGTCCCGTGGCAGGTAGATCAGGCAGGAGATGAACCGTCCGTACGCGTCTCGCCGCAGGAACACCCGCAGTTGGCGGCGGCCGGCCATGCGCAGCACACCGATCACCGCGTGGTGCAGGTCGTCGGTCTTGATCTGGAACAGCTCGTCGCGCGGGTAGGTCTCCAGGATCTGCAGCAGGTCCTTACCGGAGTGGCTGCGCTGGCTCAGGCCCGACCGGTCGAGGACCTCCGCCACCTTGCGCCGGACCACCGGCAGCTCGCGCACGCTGGTGCGGTACGCGGCGGTGGAGAACAGGCCCAGGAAACGCCGTTCCCCGACCACCTCGCCGGCGGCGTCGAACACCTTGAACCCGATGTAGTCCAGGTACGCCGACCGGTGCACGGTGGCCCGAGAGTTCGCCTTCGTAATGACCAGCAGGCGCTTCTCGGTGACCTTCTCGTGCGCCTCCGGCGTCATCGACGACAACGCCCGGGCCTCCACGGAGTCCGAGCGTAGGACGCCGAGGCCGGTGCCGAGCACGGCCTGCAAGCCCTTGCCACCCTCGGGCGTGTCGACCAGCCGGTACTCCCGGTAGCCGAGGAATGTGAAGTGGTCGTGGGCGAGCCAGCGCAGCAGCTCGACCGAGTCGGTGATGTCCTTCTCCGGCACCGGGGGCCGGTTGTCGCTGGTCCGGGCGGCGGCCAGCTCGTCGGCGAGCGTCAGGGCACGCTGGCGCATCTTCGGCCAGTCCTCGACGGCCTCCCGGACGTCGGTGAGCACCCGCTGGAGTTCGCGGCGCAGCGTGTTCCGTTCACCGGCGTCCCGAACCGGATCGATTTCGATCCGCATCCAGCTCTCGACCAGGTCACCGGCGATCGCGTCGTCGGGCTCGACGTCGGCGGCCACCTCGACCAGCCGGCCCAGCGGCTCGCGCCGCACCACCAGCAGCGGATGCACCAGCAGGTGCACGTCCAGGTGGTGCGAGTTGAGCAGGGCGGTCATCGAGTCCACCAGGAACGGCATGTCGTCGGTGACGATCTCGACGACCGTGTGGTGCTGGTCGGCGTCCGGGGAGTGGATCCGCAGCTTCAACTCGCCCGGGACCCGCTGCTCCGCCAACTCCCGGTGGGCACGCGCCGCGTCGAGCATCTCCTCGGCCGTGAAACCGATCAGCTCCTCGTCCGGCGCGTACCGCCAGAAGCGGCTGACCAGGGTCGCCACGTCGTGGTCGTCGCCGGCCAGCGCTACGGCCTGGGCGACCAGGCGCTCGGCGTTGGGTACCGGTTCGTCGAGTTCGGTGTCCTCCGCGTCGCCGGCGAGCCCGTGGGATGGCGCACCCGGTTCGTAGATGGTGTCGACACTCGAACCGGTCAGGCCGGTCGTCCCGGTGTCGAGCTGGCCGAAGCCGTCGGAATCGGTTGCCGAATCGAGATTGTCGTCCTGGCCGGCATCAACCTGCCGGAGGTCGGGTCCCGGTTTAGTAGCCGGACGCCGGTCCATCGGTGCCACTCCCCTCGACCCACCGCGTTGTGGGTCACTCTGCCGCCCAGCCTAGGCCCTACCGTTGAGTGCCTTGGTCGGCGGACCACAGTGCGGACGTCCGGATCGGGGCTTCGTCCTTTCACCTGTCGCGGGTACGCGGATGGCCGACCCAGGAATACCCCGCCTCCGGTTGTTCATCACCCCATCACGGGTTCGTCTTTCCGCCCAGCCACCCCGCGCGGGGACGATGCGGACGGTGCGGACGTACTACGGTGCAGGCAGTCCAGATTTCGTTGCCGCCTCACGCAGAGCGGCTCGCGGTTCGGGGGTCCCGCTTCATGCACCTGTCGCACCGGCACCGGCACCGTCCGTCCCGATCGCTCCTCGCACTGTTCACCGCCGCCGCACTCGCCGCCGGCGGGCTGACCGCCTGCTCGGCCGAGGACGGCCCGGCACGCACCGTCGACGCCTTCCTGGAGGGCTGGCGTTCGGGGGACCTCCAGGCGGTCGGCTTCGTCGACGCGACCGGCACCCGGGTGCCCGCCGCCGACGTCGCGCGGGAGCTCAAGGAGCTCTCCGGCGAGCTGGCGGCCACCCCGCCCGCGCTGCACCGCGCCGGCGACCCGGCGGTCACCGCCGGCGTCGCGACGGCTGTGGTCCGCGTCGAGTGGACGCTGCCCGGCGACACCCGGTGGACGTACGACCGTCCGGTGCGGCTCAGCCAAAGCGACGACGAGTGGCAGGTGATCTGGGAACCGCAGGTCGTGCACGAGCAGCTCACCAGGGGTGACCGGCTGGGACTGCGCCGGGAGGCGGGCCCACGGGCCGCGGTGCTGGACGGCTCCGGGCAGCCGCTGGTGGCCCCCCGGCCGGTGGTCCAGGTCCAGCTCGCGCCGCGGGAGGTGACCGATGCCCAGGCGGTCACCCGGCAGTTGGACGCCGCGTTCCGGGCGATTCGCCCGGCCCTCGTCCCGCCGATCGACCTCTCCGACCTGCCCAAGCGGCTCGCCGAAGCCGACCCTGACGCGCTGGTCGACGTCGTGACCCTGCGGGACGAGGCGTACCGGCAGATCAAACCGCGCATCTACGACCTGCCGGGCACCAGGTTCCCGACCGGCAAGCTCGATCTGGCGCCCACCCGGGAATTCGCCCGGGCCGTGCTCGGCACAGTCGACCCGGCGCAGGCCGACGACCTAGCCGAGCACCCCGACCGGTACGCGCGCGGCGACCTGGTCGGCCACGGCGGCCTGCAGGGTCGGTACGACGAGCGGTTGCGCGGCGTCCCCGGGCTCACCGTCGTCATCAGCCGGGCCGGCCCGGACGGGACGCTGGTGCCCACCGACACCGAGTTGTTCCGCCGCGAGTTCCGGCCCGGCAAGCCGCTGCGGACCACGATCGAGGTGGCGACCCAGAACGCCGCCGACAACGCGCTGCGCGCCGAGAAGCGACGCGCGTCCGTGGTGGCCGTCCGGGTGAGCGACGGTGCCGTACTCGCCGCGGCCAACGGGCCCGGTCCGGCCGGGGCGAACCTGGCCTTCACCGCACAGGTTCCGCCCGGTTCCACCTTCAAGATGGTCAGCGCGCTGGCCCTGCTCGACCGAGGTGCGGTCACCGCGGACCAGCCGGTCGACTGCCGGAAGACGGCCGAGGTGGACGGCCGGTCCTTCAAGAACTCCGACGACTTCGTGCTCGGGTCGGTCCCGTTCCGCACCGACTTCGCGAAGTCCTGCAACACGGCGTTCGTGGCGCTGGCGCCACAGCTCGGCGCCGACGGGCTCGCGGTGGCCGGCCGGTCGCTGGGGCTGGGGGCGGCATGGGACGTCGGCTTGGACGCGTTCAGCGGCACGGTCTCGACGAACGGTGGGCCGACCGAGCAGGCCGCCGCGGCGATCGGGCAGGGCACCACAGTGGTCAGTCCACTGGCGATGGCCGCGGCCACGGCGGCGGTCGTCCGCGGCCGGTTCGCCCAGCCGAAGCTGGTACTCGACCCGGCCCCGGCGAAGCCCGCCGCCGACGGGCCCGAGCTGAAGGCGGAGTCGCTCGACGCCCTACGGGCGATGATGCGCGAGGTGGTCACCGCCGGCACGGCCAGCGCCTTGGCCGACGTGCCCGGCGGACCGGTCCACGGCAAGACCGGTACCGCCGAGTACGACGACAACCCGGCGCACACGCACGCCTGGTTCGTGGGCTGGCAGGGCGACATCGCGTTCGCGGTCTTCGTCGAGCAGGGGGGCTCCGGCAGTGCCACGGCCGTCCCGGTTGCCGAGCGCTTCTTGCGGGCGCTGGCCCGCTGACGGCCAGCCACCGGTCGCCCGTCACCAGCCGCCGGTGGATCACGGATACCCCTGATGCGACCGCGGGATCCGCGTCAGGCGGTGCCGGCCGCCGCTGGCGGCGATTCGCCCGGCCGGACGGCGCCGTCGGCCCCGCGGCTCGTCGGCACCCGATGTGCGGATTCTCCGGCGGGCGCCACGGCCCGGCGCGGCAGCCCGGGCCCGGGCGCGGCGGGCGGTCCGGCCGGTTCCCGCCGGTCGTCGAGACGCGGCACGTCCGGGTTGGCGTCTCCGCCCAGCGCCGCCGGGCCCGGCGGCGCGGCGGTCAGAGGACGGGCCGTGCTCCGCCGCGGGGCGGGGGCAGTGGGCGACTCGGGAACCAGTCGGGGCGGAACCGAGCCCGGTGCGGAGACCGGACGCAGCCCGGCCACCAGAGTGTTCACGATCTCGGCGGCGTACGACCCGTCCGGGTCGTAGTCGGGGTCGAAGACGGTCAGCTCGACGCCGAGGCAGTGCGGGGTATCAACCAGACCCGCGAGCAGGATCTCCAGCTCGGCGAAGGCGATCCCGCCCGGGTCGGGCGCGTCGACGGCCGGCATCACCGCTGGGTCCAGCACGTCCACGTCGACGTGCACCCAGTAGCCGGCGCAGTCGGCGAGTTGCTCGCGCGCCCACTGTGCGGTGCGGGCGGCACCCTCGGCGCGCAGCGCCGGAACCGGGCGGGTGACGATCCCGGCGGCTTGGAGGTCCAGTCGGTACTCGTCGTGGGCGCGAATACCGAGCACCACCACGTCGATGTCCCGGAAGTAGGGACGCCGTCCCTCGATGGCGGCCAGGTTGGCCTGGCCCCTTCCGGTGACCAGCGCCAGGTCCTCACCGGCCGCCGCACCTACGTAGGAGGCGTTGCCGGGATGTCGGAAGTCGGAGTGGCCGTCGACGAAGACCAGCCCGATGCGGCCACCGACCGCCTCGCCGAGCCGGTGCATGGCCAGCGCCGGGCCGAGCAGGACCGAGCAGTCCCCGCCGAGCACCAGTGGAAACTCACCCCGGTCGATGATCGACCCGATGCGCTCGGCGAGTGCGACGGAGTAGCCGGCGATTCCCGGGGCGTGGCAGACCCCGTCGCCGGGCCGCCAGTCGCCCGAGTCGTACCGGGGCGGGGTCATACAGCCGGCGTCACGCGCGCGGAGGCGCCCCAGCAGCCCGTGGTCGCGCAGGGCGCCGGGGGCCTTGGCGCAGCCCGGCACCGAGGTGGGCGTGGGCGGACGAAGCCCCAGGTTCGTGGGCGCGTCGAGGACGGCGATCCGGCGC
The sequence above is a segment of the Micromonospora sp. WMMA1363 genome. Coding sequences within it:
- a CDS encoding class F sortase, translated to MTTTGAGGRHGKPWRAAGAAGVVMLAMAGSCLVGASLKTVPAVQPPQPLAQAAPDVTTGPAEADLPAAESDRDMTDRPTPAGLSRSAPTRIVIPRIDVDASIMELGTNPDGTVEVPPLDEAQLAGWYEPGASPGEVGNSVVIGHVDSAAIGPAVFFSLGALQPGDTVSVTRADGLQVDFTVETVKSYPKTAFPTELVYGPTDRVGLRVVTCGGIFDRVTGDYPDNIIVFATRAR
- a CDS encoding NAD-glutamate dehydrogenase, producing MDRRPATKPGPDLRQVDAGQDDNLDSATDSDGFGQLDTGTTGLTGSSVDTIYEPGAPSHGLAGDAEDTELDEPVPNAERLVAQAVALAGDDHDVATLVSRFWRYAPDEELIGFTAEEMLDAARAHRELAEQRVPGELKLRIHSPDADQHHTVVEIVTDDMPFLVDSMTALLNSHHLDVHLLVHPLLVVRREPLGRLVEVAADVEPDDAIAGDLVESWMRIEIDPVRDAGERNTLRRELQRVLTDVREAVEDWPKMRQRALTLADELAAARTSDNRPPVPEKDITDSVELLRWLAHDHFTFLGYREYRLVDTPEGGKGLQAVLGTGLGVLRSDSVEARALSSMTPEAHEKVTEKRLLVITKANSRATVHRSAYLDYIGFKVFDAAGEVVGERRFLGLFSTAAYRTSVRELPVVRRKVAEVLDRSGLSQRSHSGKDLLQILETYPRDELFQIKTDDLHHAVIGVLRMAGRRQLRVFLRRDAYGRFISCLIYLPRDRFTTQNRLRMQDILLRELNGVGVDYTTRVTESMLARVHFIVRTDPTKPPDDIDADLLAEELADATRLWDDDYRLVLERKLGDEQAKHLFVRYADAFPEGYKDGHTPYEAMKDLAKLELLEESGQLEMHLFRKQVAPRVGVREEDADDESMDVRFKIYRYGEPMMLSAVLPVLHSLGVKVVDEHPYEVERVDGRIWLYDFGLRLPERHRDLAEVRPHVENAFAAAWRAEAEVDGFNELVLRGGLTWRQVVVLRAYAKYLRQAGTVFSQEYMESTFIAYPQIAALLVRLFEARFAPGAASAGQRQQQSKELVSEIRAALDGVASLDQDRILRSYLTVIQATLRTSFYQKRADGRPKSYVAFKLDPQAIPDLPAPRPKFEIFVYSPRFEGVHLRFGPVARGGLRWSDRREDFRTEVLGLVKAQMVKNAVIVPVGAKGGFVLKQKPGDRDEAVVCYKEFISALLDVTDNIVSGEIVAPEDVVRHDGDDPYMVVAADKGTATFSDIANEISTAHNFWLGDAFASGGSAGYDHKKMGITARGAWESVKRHFRELGHDTQTQDFTVAGVGDMSGDVFGNGMLLSKHIRLLAAFDHRHIFLDPDPDAATSYQERKRLFDLSRSSWEDYDRELISEGGGVYPRTAKSVPITPQVRAVLGLDDEATQISPQELMKAILTAPVDLFWNGGIGTYVKASSQTNAEVGDKSNDGIRVSGKDLRCRVVGEGGNLGFTQFGRIEYALTGGRIYTDFIDNAAGVDCSDHEVNIKILLNTAVADEELTVAERDELLAEMTDEVADLVLRDNYDQARAINNAQAQSTSLLPVHRRMVNELERSGALDRALEALPPDEELAVRIESGLTAPEFAVLLAYVKIVLEKEILAEGLADEEWTTDVLVNYFPTPMRERFADRMSRHRLRRDIVTTVLVNEAINRGGISFVFRVVEETAASAADVIRAYVVVREVFGLRELWDAVEALDNRVAPELQTGVYLDTRRLLDRAVRWLVTNRRSPIDVPAEIARLRDGVARLLPEMETLFYGSEREAIAAHIESMVAKGLPRDLAQQTVRLMYSFGLLDVVETAASSGRDVAEVASVYFVLSDRFRVDSLLSKISLLPREDRWQTLARMALRYDLYAALAALTVEVLDSTPDTLPPHERVCQWEQSNATSIHRARRAMGEFDESRADLAALSVLLRQIRTLVRTSAAS
- a CDS encoding penicillin-binding transpeptidase domain-containing protein; the encoded protein is MHLSHRHRHRPSRSLLALFTAAALAAGGLTACSAEDGPARTVDAFLEGWRSGDLQAVGFVDATGTRVPAADVARELKELSGELAATPPALHRAGDPAVTAGVATAVVRVEWTLPGDTRWTYDRPVRLSQSDDEWQVIWEPQVVHEQLTRGDRLGLRREAGPRAAVLDGSGQPLVAPRPVVQVQLAPREVTDAQAVTRQLDAAFRAIRPALVPPIDLSDLPKRLAEADPDALVDVVTLRDEAYRQIKPRIYDLPGTRFPTGKLDLAPTREFARAVLGTVDPAQADDLAEHPDRYARGDLVGHGGLQGRYDERLRGVPGLTVVISRAGPDGTLVPTDTELFRREFRPGKPLRTTIEVATQNAADNALRAEKRRASVVAVRVSDGAVLAAANGPGPAGANLAFTAQVPPGSTFKMVSALALLDRGAVTADQPVDCRKTAEVDGRSFKNSDDFVLGSVPFRTDFAKSCNTAFVALAPQLGADGLAVAGRSLGLGAAWDVGLDAFSGTVSTNGGPTEQAAAAIGQGTTVVSPLAMAAATAAVVRGRFAQPKLVLDPAPAKPAADGPELKAESLDALRAMMREVVTAGTASALADVPGGPVHGKTGTAEYDDNPAHTHAWFVGWQGDIAFAVFVEQGGSGSATAVPVAERFLRALAR
- a CDS encoding arginase family protein, whose protein sequence is MMRRIAVLDAPTNLGLRPPTPTSVPGCAKAPGALRDHGLLGRLRARDAGCMTPPRYDSGDWRPGDGVCHAPGIAGYSVALAERIGSIIDRGEFPLVLGGDCSVLLGPALAMHRLGEAVGGRIGLVFVDGHSDFRHPGNASYVGAAAGEDLALVTGRGQANLAAIEGRRPYFRDIDVVVLGIRAHDEYRLDLQAAGIVTRPVPALRAEGAARTAQWAREQLADCAGYWVHVDVDVLDPAVMPAVDAPDPGGIAFAELEILLAGLVDTPHCLGVELTVFDPDYDPDGSYAAEIVNTLVAGLRPVSAPGSVPPRLVPESPTAPAPRRSTARPLTAAPPGPAALGGDANPDVPRLDDRREPAGPPAAPGPGLPRRAVAPAGESAHRVPTSRGADGAVRPGESPPAAAGTA